A single window of Lepeophtheirus salmonis chromosome 2, UVic_Lsal_1.4, whole genome shotgun sequence DNA harbors:
- the LOC121132462 gene encoding glomulin: MEAKLKKYLDAWDTVGAREMFQKKLDRKEMDEVAWDLISLISTYITDEINTKCPILIATCSDLLEIVVEYGNPKESLIVLLESCESFSDSVCCLNVLPALSKVLFRLPDKAKKSSWLLSFSTLMSHLHSYRPLTSKCLEKSDRLLLENDPEVIKRLKTVESFTEVILNPIMKVLHTDPEIKDEISTFILNIFHKPIIYLNLHVEEEKTFESRALIVSKTLLNHLFELVPNPLSLSGLYKKLMFKLKNVEGKTNFENSRFTEQSMGVVYYLIFGEGINKERLPLVYNNLYIFKTLLPYVTIFLSEVNEMAVFKGLILFNAIVKSLPHRCLKEENLNFVIHKDFIAALVKVIVYHDLSEYRMLAYNNYNLYYQSFSLENRVTFFKTIIHLSNHSGLIGDVVTKWKDTVLHNLEEDCPLSQYMGDSMRYIIRTVCQLSHGAETDLLEVSDELQSVLNALYALFARDTQNKTEIWDMREELNQCFINPLQDGLIISKEHYKLKLKNEKSSDGPEVSLMVGGRPIPDMSKEEMKNVINSAINTFEMIEFSLSRLKDFINRRNVP, from the coding sequence ATGGAAGCTAAACTAAAGAAATATTTGGATGCTTGGGATACGGTGGGTGCACGAGAGATGTTCCAGAAAAAACTGGATCGAAAGGAAATGGATGAAGTAGCTTGGGACTTGATCTCTCTCATATCCACATATATAACCGatgaaattaatacaaaatgtcCTATCTTGATCGCTACTTGTAGCGATCTCTTAGAAATCGTTGTTGAGTATGGAAATCCTAAGGAATCACTCATTGTTTTATTAGAAAGTTGCGAATCCTTTTCAGATTCAGTTTGCTGCTTAAATGTATTACCTGCCCTCTCAAAAGTTCTTTTTAGACTCCCTGACAAGGCCAAAAAATCATCATGGCTCTTGTCTTTCAGTACTTTGATGAGTCATTTACATTCCTATAGACCTCTTACTTCAAAATGCTTAGAGAAATCTGATAGGTTGCTTTTAGAAAATGATCCTGAAGTTATAAAACGCTTGAAGACTGTGGAATCTTTTACTGAAGTGATCTTGAATCCCATAATGAAAGTTCTTCATACAGACCCTGAAATAAAAGACGAAATCTCTACTTTTATTCTCAATATTTTCCATAAGCCAATCATCTACTTAAATTTGCATGTTGAGGAAGAAAAAACCTTCGAGTCAAGAGCTTTGATTGTTTCCAAAACCCTATTAAATCATCTTTTTGAGCTAGTACCTAATCCCTTATCTCTGTCGGGACTGTATAAGAAGCTCATGTTCAAACTCAAAAATGTGGAAgggaaaacaaattttgaaaacagcCGTTTTACTGAACAGTCCATGGGAGTTGTGTATTATCTCATTTTTGGAGAAGGTATCAACAAGGAGAGATTGCCTCTTGTCTATAACAATCTGTACATATTCAAGACACTCCTACCCTATGTGACCATATTTTTATCCGAAGTAAATGAAATGGCTGTATTTAAGGGTCTTATACTTTTCAATGCGATCGTTAAGTCCTTACCTCATAGATgcttaaaagaagaaaatctaaATTTCGTGATTCACAAGGACTTCATTGCGGCACTTGTCAAAGTAATTGTTTACCATGACCTGAGTGAATATCGAATGCTGGCATATAACAATTACAACTTATATTATCAATCATTTTCCCTGGAAAACCGTGTTACTTTTTTCAAGACCATTATACACCTAAGCAATCATTCCGGTCTCATTGGAGATGTTGTTACGAAATGGAAAGATACTGTTTTGCATAACCTTGAAGAGGATTGTCCTCTCTCTCAATATATGGGTGACAGTATGCGCTACATCATTAGAACTGTATGTCAACTATCACATGGAGCAGAAACAGATTTACTTGAAGTTAGTGACGAACTACAATCCGTTTTGAATGCGTTGTACGCATTATTCGCTCGAGACActcaaaataaaacagaaatatGGGACATGAGAGAAGAGCTCAATCAGTGTTTTATTAATCCTCTCCAAGATggtttaataatttcaaaggagcattacaaattaaaattaaaaaatgagaaatcctCTGATGGACCCGAAGTATCTCTCATGGTTGGGGGAAGACCGATACCAGATATGAGtaaagaagaaatgaaaaatgttatcaaCTCCGCTATTAACACGTTTGAAATGATTGAATTTTCTTTGAGTAGACTAAAAGATTTCATTAATCGCAGGAATGTTCCTTAG